In the genome of Ptychodera flava strain L36383 chromosome 13, AS_Pfla_20210202, whole genome shotgun sequence, one region contains:
- the LOC139148490 gene encoding xaa-Arg dipeptidase-like isoform X1 yields the protein MTSQGRSADRCARNGSFPKTDAHGMAATALYERACETIESDKQQLFSLNHEIWSHPELGLEEHHAHNILTRYLKERGFSVEENFIKGTGFRATYSPQIQSLESEVKGKFTHICILCEYDALPELGHASGHNLIAESAVAVGSALKSVLELNGNEAKITILGTPDQEGNGCKVEAISQGLFQDVDIAMMVQPYKVNIAKPTMLTIMRLKLRYIGKAAHACAQPWEGRNALDAAVLCYNNISALRQQLKSSMRIHGIISKGGIKPNIIPEETEMRFYLRARDHQDMIILQQKANAAFVAAAKATGCELQWEFSETPYSNLCSNDRLAMLYQKHAERLGMEFVTDPVELSLPVGSTDMGNVSHVVPSILPTFSIIPKESGNHSVANHSAEFTQIAGTELAHECVLSASKAMAMAAIDVITSPEILKEVKEEFQERVQSNAAAVTTCPLRDFNPNPARQYHLSISKSVDIFAQYLAWYGVAGSVSKTMVSP from the exons ATGACGTCACAGGGCAGATCAGCTGATAGATGCGCACGCAACGGGAGCTTTCCTAAAACAGATGCACATGGCATGGCAGCCACAGCTCTGTACGAGCGCGCTTGCGAAACGATTGAATCGGATAAGCAACAGCTTTTTAGTCTCAATCATGAAATATGGAGTCACCCTGAACTTGGACTAGAAGAACACCATGCGCACAATATTTTGACTCGCTATTTGAAGGAGCGTGGTTTCTCCGTggaagaaaatttcatcaaggGAACCGGCTTCCGGGCGACGTACAGCCCTCAAATTCAATCTCTCGAAAGTGAAGTAAAGGGCAAGTTTACACATATTTGCATCCTCTGCGAATATGACGCCCTTCCAGAACTGGGTCACGCGTCAGGGCACAACTTGATAGCGGAATCAGCCGTTGCTGTTGGATCAGCATTGAAATCAGTATTAGAGTTGAATGGAAACGAAGCAAAG ATCACCATTCTTGGAACACCAGACCAAGAGGGAAATGGATGTAAAGTGGAAGCTATAAGTCAGGGATTGTTCCAAGATGTTGATATTGCCATGATGGTACAGCCATATAAAGTTAACATTGCCAAACCAACCATGTTAACAATCATGCGATTAAAACTGCGATATATTGGCAAAGCTGCCCATGCGTGTGCACAGCCCTGGGAAGGTAGAAACGCTTTGGATGCTGCTGTTCTTTGCTATAACAACATCTCAGCATTGAGACAGCAACTGAAGTCATCAATGAGGATACATG GTATTATTTCTAAAGGTGGCATAAAACCAAATATCATTCCAGAAGAAACAGAGATGAGATTCTATTTGAGAGCTAGAGACCATCAGGATATGATAATTCTACAACAGAAAGCAAACGCTGCTTTTGTTGCTGCAGCAAAGGCCACTGGTTGTGAACTACAATGGGAATTCTCAGAAACACCGTATTCCAACCTGTGTAGCAATGACAGACTAGCTATGCTTTATCAGAAACATGCCGAGCGGCTCGGAATGGAGTTTGTGACAGATCCTGTTGAACTCAGTTTACCTGTTGGCTCCACTGATATGGGCAATGTATCACATGTTGTTCCAAGCATCCTGCCAACTTTCAGCATCATTCCTAAGGAAAGTGGAAACCATTCCGTTGCCAATCACTCAGCGGAGTTCACGCAAATCGCGGGAACAGAGCTTGCCCATGAATGTGTACTCAGTGCTAGCAAAGCCATGGCCATGGCAGCCATTGATGTGATCACATCACCAGAAATACTCAAGGAGGTTAAAGAAGAGTTCCAAGAAAGAGTTCAAAGTAATGCTGCTGCTGTTACAACTTg tcccttaagggACTTTAACCCTAATCCTGCCAGGCAGTATCACCTCTCTATCTCCAAATCTGTAGATATTTTTGCCCAGTACTTGGCATGGTATGGTGTAGCAGGTTCAGTTAGTAAAACTATGGTATCCCCCTAG
- the LOC139148490 gene encoding xaa-Arg dipeptidase-like isoform X2: MTSQGRSADRCARNGSFPKTDAHGMAATALYERACETIESDKQQLFSLNHEIWSHPELGLEEHHAHNILTRYLKERGFSVEENFIKGTGFRATYSPQIQSLESEVKGKFTHICILCEYDALPELGHASGHNLIAESAVAVGSALKSVLELNGNEAKITILGTPDQEGNGCKVEAISQGLFQDVDIAMMVQPYKVNIAKPTMLTIMRLKLRYIGKAAHACAQPWEGRNALDAAVLCYNNISALRQQLKSSMRIHGIISKGGIKPNIIPEETEMRFYLRARDHQDMIILQQKANAAFVAAAKATGCELQWEFSETPYSNLCSNDRLAMLYQKHAERLGMEFVTDPVELSLPVGSTDMGNVSHVVPSILPTFSIIPKESGNHSVANHSAEFTQIAGTELAHECVLSASKAMAMAAIDVITSPEILKEVKEEFQERVQSNAAAVTTWH; the protein is encoded by the exons ATGACGTCACAGGGCAGATCAGCTGATAGATGCGCACGCAACGGGAGCTTTCCTAAAACAGATGCACATGGCATGGCAGCCACAGCTCTGTACGAGCGCGCTTGCGAAACGATTGAATCGGATAAGCAACAGCTTTTTAGTCTCAATCATGAAATATGGAGTCACCCTGAACTTGGACTAGAAGAACACCATGCGCACAATATTTTGACTCGCTATTTGAAGGAGCGTGGTTTCTCCGTggaagaaaatttcatcaaggGAACCGGCTTCCGGGCGACGTACAGCCCTCAAATTCAATCTCTCGAAAGTGAAGTAAAGGGCAAGTTTACACATATTTGCATCCTCTGCGAATATGACGCCCTTCCAGAACTGGGTCACGCGTCAGGGCACAACTTGATAGCGGAATCAGCCGTTGCTGTTGGATCAGCATTGAAATCAGTATTAGAGTTGAATGGAAACGAAGCAAAG ATCACCATTCTTGGAACACCAGACCAAGAGGGAAATGGATGTAAAGTGGAAGCTATAAGTCAGGGATTGTTCCAAGATGTTGATATTGCCATGATGGTACAGCCATATAAAGTTAACATTGCCAAACCAACCATGTTAACAATCATGCGATTAAAACTGCGATATATTGGCAAAGCTGCCCATGCGTGTGCACAGCCCTGGGAAGGTAGAAACGCTTTGGATGCTGCTGTTCTTTGCTATAACAACATCTCAGCATTGAGACAGCAACTGAAGTCATCAATGAGGATACATG GTATTATTTCTAAAGGTGGCATAAAACCAAATATCATTCCAGAAGAAACAGAGATGAGATTCTATTTGAGAGCTAGAGACCATCAGGATATGATAATTCTACAACAGAAAGCAAACGCTGCTTTTGTTGCTGCAGCAAAGGCCACTGGTTGTGAACTACAATGGGAATTCTCAGAAACACCGTATTCCAACCTGTGTAGCAATGACAGACTAGCTATGCTTTATCAGAAACATGCCGAGCGGCTCGGAATGGAGTTTGTGACAGATCCTGTTGAACTCAGTTTACCTGTTGGCTCCACTGATATGGGCAATGTATCACATGTTGTTCCAAGCATCCTGCCAACTTTCAGCATCATTCCTAAGGAAAGTGGAAACCATTCCGTTGCCAATCACTCAGCGGAGTTCACGCAAATCGCGGGAACAGAGCTTGCCCATGAATGTGTACTCAGTGCTAGCAAAGCCATGGCCATGGCAGCCATTGATGTGATCACATCACCAGAAATACTCAAGGAGGTTAAAGAAGAGTTCCAAGAAAGAGTTCAAAGTAATGCTGCTGCTGTTACAACTTggcattag